The Staphylococcus sp. 17KM0847 DNA segment CAATTACTGGTATTTTAATAATATCTAAACAAGATTAATTATAATTATCAGTATAGGAGTGAAGCTGCCGTGGAAGAACGTCTTAATCGTGTAAAGCAGCAATTACAACAGTCTTCATATAAGTTAACACCACAACGAGAAGCAACAGTACGTGTACTTATCGAAAATGAAGCAGATCATCTCAGCGCAGAAGATGTCTATTTAAAAGTAAAAGAGAAAGCACCTGAAATTGGACTTGCAACAGTATATCGTACGTTAGAACTTTTAGCAGATATTAAAGTTGTAGACAAAGTCAGTTTTGGTGATGGTGTTGCACGTTTTGATTTGCGCAAAGAAGGCTCTAAACATTTTCATCATCATCTTGTTTGCATGGAGTGTGGACGTGTAGATGAAATCGATGAAGATTTACTTCCACAAGTTGAAGAACGTGTAGAAAATGAATTTGACTTTAAAATTTTAGATCATCGTTTGACATTTCATGGCATATGTTCAACTTGTCAACAAGCAGGAAAAGGAACTGACGTATAGATTGTGAAAATCGAGAGGTGTTATGATGAAAGAAGTACGCGATGAGTTTTTAAGATTTATTCAGCTAGAAAAAGGACTATCACATAATACGATTGCAGCTTATCGTCGTGATTTGAATCATTACATCAATTATTTAATAGAACAAAAAATTACACATTTAGATTTTGTTACACGAGAGATGATTCAACAATGGTTTGGACACCTTCATGACGAAGGGCGTTCTGCAAAATCCATTGCACGGTTTACATCTACTATTCGTAGTTTCCATCAGTTTGCGCTGCGTGAGAACTATACGACACAAGATCCTACTGTTCTTATTACGACTCCCAAATATGAACGTAAGTTGCCAGACGTCTTGACGATTAGTGAGGTGGATCAACTACTGGAAACACCCACTTTAACTAAGCATAACGGGTACAGAGATCGTACAATGTTAGAGTTACTCTATGCAACAGGTATGCGTGTGTCGGAACTCATACATATCGAAATACAAGATGTTAATTTAATCATGGGATTCGTTAAAGTATTTGGAAAGGGGAATAAAGAACGCATTGTCCCTTTGGGAGAAACTGTCATACAGTATTTAACAACCTATTTAACAGATGTACGACCACATCTATTAAAAAACACTGTTACAGATACGTTATTTTTAAATATGCACGGTAAACCTTTATCCCGACAAGGGGTTTGGA contains these protein-coding regions:
- the xerD gene encoding site-specific tyrosine recombinase XerD gives rise to the protein MKEVRDEFLRFIQLEKGLSHNTIAAYRRDLNHYINYLIEQKITHLDFVTREMIQQWFGHLHDEGRSAKSIARFTSTIRSFHQFALRENYTTQDPTVLITTPKYERKLPDVLTISEVDQLLETPTLTKHNGYRDRTMLELLYATGMRVSELIHIEIQDVNLIMGFVKVFGKGNKERIVPLGETVIQYLTTYLTDVRPHLLKNTVTDTLFLNMHGKPLSRQGVWKIIKQTALKAGLHKSLTPHTLRHSFATHLLENGADLRAVQEMLGHSDISTTQLYTHISSAQIRQAYQTYHPRA
- a CDS encoding Fur family transcriptional regulator, with translation MEERLNRVKQQLQQSSYKLTPQREATVRVLIENEADHLSAEDVYLKVKEKAPEIGLATVYRTLELLADIKVVDKVSFGDGVARFDLRKEGSKHFHHHLVCMECGRVDEIDEDLLPQVEERVENEFDFKILDHRLTFHGICSTCQQAGKGTDV